Proteins encoded by one window of Juglans regia cultivar Chandler chromosome 15, Walnut 2.0, whole genome shotgun sequence:
- the LOC109020152 gene encoding protein disulfide-isomerase-like, with protein MASRASICFFVLALSLFASSFTNICAEESVSESESKEFVLTLDHSNFSDTVSKHDFIVVEFYAPWCGHCKKLAPEYEKAASVLSVHDPPVILAKVDANEGENKDLASDFEVKGFPTIKILRNGGKTVQEYKGPRDADGIVDYLKKQSGPASVEIKSVEDASSLIDDKKIFIVGVFPKFSGEEFENFTSLAEKLRSDYEFGHTLDAKLLPRGESSVKGPIVRILKPFDERFVDFQDFHVDALEKFAEESSLPTVTLFNNDPNNHPFVIKFFNNPNAKAMLFLNFSSEIADSIKSKYREVAEQSKGEGISFLIGDLEASQGAFQYFGLKEEQVPLLVIQKAEGEKYLKPNLEADHIAPWVKDYKDGNVKPYRKSEPIPEANNEPVKVVVGDSLHDIVFNSGKNVLLEFYAPWCGHCKKLAPILDEVAISFENDADVVIAKLDATANDVPSDKFDVKGYPTLYFSSASGKLLEYDGDRTKEEIIDFIEKNRDKTAAPHDPSKDEL; from the exons ATGGCGTCTAGGGCTTCGATTTGCTTCTTTGTGCTGGCTCTGTCTCTCTTCGCGTCGTCCTTTACGAATATCTGTGCCGAGGAATCGGTATCGGAATCGGAATCGAAGGAGTTCGTGCTCACCTTGGACCACTCCAACTTCTCCGACACTGTAAGCAAGCACGACTTCATCGTCGTCGAGTTCTACGCCCCTTG GTGTGGCCACTGTAAGAAGCTTGCTCCAGAG TACGAGAAAGCTGCATCTGTATTGAGCGTTCATGACCCTCCAGTCATTCTAGCAAAAGTTGATGCCAATGAAGGAGAAAATAAAGATCTGGCTTCTGATTTCGAGGTCAAAGGTTTCCCCACAATTAAGATTCTGAGAAATGGAGGAAAGACTGTTCAAGAGTACAAAGGTCCACGTGATGCAGATGGTATCGTTGATTATCTGAAGAAACAAAGTGGTCCTGCATCCGTTGAAATTAAATCTGTGGAAGATGCTAGTAGTCTTATTGATGACAAGAAGATATTCATT GTTGGGGTATTCCCAAAATTTTCTGGGGAGGAGTTTGAGAACTTCACATCTCTTGCTGAAAAACTGCGCTCGGACTACGAGTTTGGGCATACTTTGGATGCCAAACTTCTTCCACGTGGGGAATCATCAGTGAAGGGGCCCATAGTTAGGATCTTGAAGCCATTTGATGAACGTTTTGTTGATTTCCAG GATTTCCATGTGGATGCTTTAGAGAAGTTTGCTGAAGAGTCTAGCTTGCCTACTGTGACTCTCTTTAATAATGATCCAAACAATCATCCTTTTGTTATTAAGTTCTTTAACAATCCGAATGCCAAG GCTATGTTGTTCCTGAACTTCAGCAGTGAAATTGCCGATtctatcaaatcaaaatatcgtGAAGTTGCTGAGCAATCTAAAGGAGAAGGGATAAGCTTTCTTATTGGAGATCTGGAAGCTAGCCAAGGTGCCTTCCAG TATTTTGGACTTAAAGAAGAGCAagttccactacttgtcattcAGAAGGCTGAAGGAGAGAAATATCTGAAACCAAACTTGGAGGCTGATCATATTGCACCCTGGGTGAAGGACTACAAG GATGGCAATGTCAAACCATATAGGAAGTCTGAACCTATTCCTGAAGCTAACAACGAGCCTGTGAAAGTGGTTGTCGGGGACAGCCTCCATGATATAGTCTTCAATTCTGGAAAGAATG TTCTCCTAGAGTTTTATGCTCCTTGGTGTGGACACTGCAAAAAATTGGCACCGATCTTGGATGAAGTTGCCATCTCATTTGAAAATGATGCGGACGTTGTTATTGCGAAACTT GATGCAACTGCAAATGATGTCCCGAGTGATAAATTCGATGTGAAAGGTTACCCAACCCTCTACTTTAGCTCAGCTAGTGGCAAGCTGTTGGAGTATGATGGTGATAGGACCAAAGAAGAGATCATAGATTTCATCGAAAAGAATCGGGATAAAACTGCTGCCCCACATGACCCGTCAAAAGATGAGCTCTAA